ATTAGTAAATTCATCGGACGCCAAAAAGAACTCTCACTGCTGGAAGACGAATGGAACAGAACCAATGGCCGGTTAATAATACTTTACGGGAGGCGGCGGATAGGCAAGACCCGTCTCATTACAGAATTCACATCAGGCAAGAACGGGATATTCTATCTTGCTGAAGATACCTCCCCCCACATCCAGATAATCAGGCTGCAAGAGAAAATCGCAGAATTCACCAGGGACGAGGTACTTAGAACCCTTGACATAAAAGACTGGGACCAGCTATTCGGTTATCTTACCAAAAACTGCCCATCTGAGCGGTTTTATCTGGCCATAGATGAATTTTCATATCTCATAAAAAGTGACAAAAGCATCCTCAGCACCCTGCAAAAGTACTGGGACACCGCATTATCCTCATCAAATATATGCATAATCCTTTCCGGCTCCATGCTTGGCCTTATGAGTGAGATGGTCCTGTCCCATGCATCTCCCTTATATGGAAGGCGAAGCAGGGACATACTTCTCGAAGGACTTCCCTTCTCAGACTCAAACGAATTTCTCAACATGCCATTCCAGGAAACTCTTGAAACATACATGATACTCGGAGGGGTTCCCGAGTATCTTCTCAAAGCTTCGGAATACACAGATATTACAAACTTTGTAGAAAAGGAGTTCTTTGACAAGTTCGGTTATTTCTACAGGGAGCCATACTTTATAATCTCCCAGGAATTCAGGGAACTCAAAACCTACTTTTCCATACTCAATTCCATAGCCTTTGGCAACACAAAACCCACAGATATAGCCAATTTTATAGGTATAGATGCACGCAAGATCTACCCATACCTTGAGAACCTGATACGCCTGGGATTTATTGAGCGGCGGGTATCCATTTTTGGAAACCAGAAAAAAGGCATATACCTGATAAAAGACCCGGTCTTTGACTTCTGGTTCAACTTTGTTTCTAAGCATAAAGAAGAGATTGAAAAAGGCATATTCAAACTCAGAAACAATGAGATGCCCCGATTTTTTGGTAAAAGGTTCGAGATTTTTGTTGAACAGAAGATAATTCACCATCTAATCCCTGATTTCCGGAAAATAGGCAGGTGGTGGCACAAAGGCGAAGAGATCGATGTAATGGCATTGAATGAAGAAGGAAAAGAAATTGCATTTTTTGAATGCAAATGGCAGGAAGTGGACAGAAAAAGCTCCAGACACATCCTTGCTGACCTTAAACGCAAAGCTGCACTGGTAAAATGGCACAACGACGAGCGCCGCGAACTTTATGGCATTATCGGGAAAAAAATCAATGGAAAGGAAAAGCTAAGAGAGATGGGATATCTGGTTTTTGACTTTGAAGATTTAATGTCCTTAAGCAAGTTTGATGTTAAAGGTTAAGCTGACCAGGGATTTGCACTCACCCCTCACCCTAAACAGTTTTTCGCTATGTTCCTCGACAATTTTAGAATCGCGTGAGATCGGGTCGTGTTTAAGTTTTTCAATTTTCGTAAGAATTCTGGAAACAGTAATCTTATCCAGGGATTTTAAAAATTTTACTGCTTGTCTGGAATATTTAATATCAAACATTACAATCCCATTTCTCTTTTAAGGTCCTCATGGGAAGTAAGCTTGCAAGAACTTTTTTCATCTTTGTATTCCTTTAAAGAAAGATAATCTTCTTCGGTCATGATCGAGTCTACATCAACCATATGACCTTTAATAAAATCAAGGTCTTCCCTGATTACTCTTAATTCATGCCTAATCTCCCTTGAGTCAATCGCTTCAGACATAAAAGAAGTTATTCATTACATTTACTTAAAAGTAACTCAATTTTATCATCGCAGCACCCAGTCCCCTTCAATTTCATGGAGTTGCATGTCAATAACATACTGGATTTCACAATCAGGGGGCTGTAACATATGATGGAAAGGAAAAATCTATTTTTATCCTTCAACTTCAAGAGCTTTACTGATATG
This genomic stretch from ANME-2 cluster archaeon harbors:
- a CDS encoding ATP-binding protein; protein product: MISKFIGRQKELSLLEDEWNRTNGRLIILYGRRRIGKTRLITEFTSGKNGIFYLAEDTSPHIQIIRLQEKIAEFTRDEVLRTLDIKDWDQLFGYLTKNCPSERFYLAIDEFSYLIKSDKSILSTLQKYWDTALSSSNICIILSGSMLGLMSEMVLSHASPLYGRRSRDILLEGLPFSDSNEFLNMPFQETLETYMILGGVPEYLLKASEYTDITNFVEKEFFDKFGYFYREPYFIISQEFRELKTYFSILNSIAFGNTKPTDIANFIGIDARKIYPYLENLIRLGFIERRVSIFGNQKKGIYLIKDPVFDFWFNFVSKHKEEIEKGIFKLRNNEMPRFFGKRFEIFVEQKIIHHLIPDFRKIGRWWHKGEEIDVMALNEEGKEIAFFECKWQEVDRKSSRHILADLKRKAALVKWHNDERRELYGIIGKKINGKEKLREMGYLVFDFEDLMSLSKFDVKG